The sequence below is a genomic window from Pirellulales bacterium.
GCGTCAAGGCCATATTGCGGTGTTCGATGGTTCCGGGAAATGTACGAGTCGATTGTAGTCCGCGGCGGCGCCGCACTATCAGTGTATTGCGCCGAAATTTAGAATAGGTCGAATTGAGTTTTGCGCAGATTGGGCGAACCGTCGGAGCCACGGGTGAAGTTGGTGCTGACCGAAGACGAGATTCGAGCCGGTGTCGCGCGCATGGCGGGGACGATTTCCGGCTTCTATGGTCAGCGGCATGTCACCATCGTGGGCGTGCTCACCGGCAGCGTGATCTTATTGGCCGACCTGGTGCGGCAGTTGAACATGCCTTTGCGTTTGGCGCTAGTGCAGGCCAGAAGCTACCGAGGTCGCGCCACGCGGCCGGGTCCGCTGGCGATCGACGCCGAGCACCTGCCAGAGCTTGCCGGACGTCATGTGCTGTTGCTCGACGACATTTTCGACACCGGACATACCTTGCAAGAGTTGGTTTCACAGCTTCGCCGCCACGAGCCTGAGTCGATCCGTACCGCCGTGTTGCTGCGCAAGCAGGGGCGTCAGCAGGTGGAACTGGAACCGGATTGGGTGGGGTTCGACATCCCCGACGAGTTCGTTGTGGGTTATGGTCTCGATTACGATGATCTGTACCGGAACCTGCCTTGCCTGATGGCGCTCGAGGCGGCCGATTTGGCCGCGGGGGAGCCTCTGGCGTGAGTCCGCTGCGATTGGTGCTGGTGACACGCCGATTTTGGCCGCTGCTGGGGGGCGCCGAGCGGATCATGGCCGATTTAGCGGGCGAGTTTCAATCGGCGGGCGCCAAGGTGACGCTGCTCACGGCCCAGTGGGACCGCCAATGGCCGCGTGAGATCGTCCATCGCGGCGTGCGCGTGGTACGCTTGCCACAGCCAGCGTTGCGCTGGTGGGGAACATGGCGCTACATGCGCGCGCTCGCCGGTTGGCTCCGTGCGGAACGCGCGAACTACGATCTGGTGTT
It includes:
- the hpt gene encoding hypoxanthine phosphoribosyltransferase, whose amino-acid sequence is MKLVLTEDEIRAGVARMAGTISGFYGQRHVTIVGVLTGSVILLADLVRQLNMPLRLALVQARSYRGRATRPGPLAIDAEHLPELAGRHVLLLDDIFDTGHTLQELVSQLRRHEPESIRTAVLLRKQGRQQVELEPDWVGFDIPDEFVVGYGLDYDDLYRNLPCLMALEAADLAAGEPLA